A stretch of the Myripristis murdjan chromosome 24, fMyrMur1.1, whole genome shotgun sequence genome encodes the following:
- the LOC115356248 gene encoding uncharacterized protein LOC115356248 produces the protein MRKFLSFPPDSSLDAVKKIETSLCKKHLKKVKHRGETYDFILMFCPVISRVKTDIMSAMSALEAEGLPGGKPVVLVVLHHTFDPDLCVPDSSRIVDRNDVIVAVDCLFYETKGLLKCPRNKMALTKIRKTVKSKDGVQKLQIKIFRKKSRSDEKVKREREPRVSNEGIVTTEERPTDRAKAKKMKRFLSFPPDSSLDAVKKIETSLCKKHLKKVKHREETYDFILMFCPVISRVKTDIMSAMSALEAEGLPGGKPVVLVVLHHTFNPDLCVPDSSRIVDRNDVILAVDCLFYETKGLLKCPRNNMALKKIRKTVKLKDGRRSKFWK, from the exons ATGAGGAAGTTTCTCAGTTTCCCTCCGGACAGCAGTTTGGATGCTGTCAAGAAGATTGAAACGTCCCTCTGtaaaaaacacctgaaaaagGTGAAGCACAGGGGGGAAACTTATGATTTCATCCTGATGTTCTGTCCAGTTATCTCTCGAGTTAAGACTGATATCATGTCAGCCATGTCCGCGCTGGAAGCAGAAGGCCTACCAG GTGGTAAACCCGTGGTTCTGGTGGTCCTACATCACACCTTCGATCCTGACCTCTGTGTACCTGATAGCAGTAGAATAGTAGACAGAAATGATGTCATTGTGGCCGTGGACTGCCTGTTCTATGAAACCAAAGGACTGTTGAAGTGTCCACGCAACAAAATGGCACTCACAAAAATTAGGAAGACAGTCAAATCAAAGGATGGAGTGCAGAAATTACAGATCAAGATATTCAGAAAG AAAAGCCGTTCAGATGAAAAGGTTAAAAGGGAAAGGGAACCACGTGTCTCTAATGAAGGCATTGTGACAACAGAAGAGCGCCCCACTGATCGAGCTAAAG cgaagaaaatgaaaaggtttCTCAGTTTCCCTCCTGACAGCAGTTTGGATGCTGTCAAGAAGATTGAAACGTCCCTCTGtaaaaaacacctgaaaaagGTGAAGCACAGGGAGGAGACGTATGATTTCATCCTGATGTTCTGTCCAGTTATCTCTCGAGTTAAGACTGATATCATGTCAGCCATGTCCGCGCTGGAAGCAGAAGGCCTACCAG GTGGTAAACCTGTGGTTCTGGTGGTCCTACATCACACCTTCAATCCAGACCTCTGCGTACCTGATAGCAGTAGAATAGTAGACAGAAATGATGTCATTTTGGCCGTGGACTGCCTGTTCTATGAAACCAAAGGGCTGTTGAAGTGTCCACGCAACAACATGGCACTCAAAAAAATTAGGAAGACAGTCAAATTAAAGGATGGAAGACGGAGTAAATTCTGGAAGTGA